gtgcAACATCTGCTTCGAGCAGGCGTGCAGCATGGAGGTGAAGGAGTGCGGGCACCAGATGTGCGCGGCGTGCACGCTGGCGCTCTGCTGCCACAGCAAGCCCAACCCCAAGACACTCCTCCTGCACCCGCCCTCCTGCCCCTTCTGCCGCACCACCATCtcccgcctcgtcgtcgccaccaaGAAGCCGCGACTGAGCCGCCGGCGCTCCAGGAGCAGCAGCTTCAAGGGCCTCTCGTCGGCCATGGGCTCCCTCTGCTCCTTCAGATTGGTCGACGGAGGTGACCTCGCCCACATTAAGCCTTCTCTCCACTGAACCTCAAGCGCAAGCTAGGTTGATTACCATTTTGTACATTACTATTATTACTGTACACTCCTTACCATGGAAGTGTTAGTTAATACCTCGGGTCATCATACACCAATAGCTAGGTAAACAGGAATTGGGATATTATTGGGATTTTTGGATTGCATTTCTGCTACTATTATATTGCATTGGATTTGTAgcactatttattttgttccaCTGCCAGTGCCACCTCCCTGGCTAGTTGTTTCTTCGCTTGTCATGGTAAATAATACTAGATGCTCCCTGTTTATCATTTGTACGACTATCATACTCTTATAAATATCAGAGGGCCAAGATGCAGCTGTGCATGTTTTTACATATTAGCACTACCAAAGTTCAATTTCGGTCGTCCCCTTTTGTTGACAGAGTTTTACTCCTACCCTTAATCCAATCATTTTCACATTGAGCTATGTATTTACGGTCATTTTTCCGCTTTGCGCCACCACAAACAACTTGGTGTGTGGTAATCAGACGAGTGATCGCTTTACTCATCTATAAAGCGGGTAGTCCGTTTTACACCCCTGGACGAATCACCTGTACTTAACGCTAATTACTACAGTAACTAGTACTAGCATGACCTGGGCCTCCCGGCGTTGGGTTTTAATTTAGTAGTAGTATCATTTTGGCTAAGTTTATGACCATCCATCTCAAAAGGACAGATTTGTAGTCTACTAGTCCTTAATTGACCTGAAATGCAATGTCCGGTAAAAAACATCAGCTACCATTATTCGATCGACGAGCTGATACTATTGGTAGTGCAACAAGTCCTACAAGCAGATGCACATACTGTATGGGTCAGGAATTAACGCTTGGATTTGGAAGAGAAGGGGTGGTCAAGTGACACGAACCTGTCTGTTGTTGGTCTccgagcaagttcaatagtatagtcaattattagctctaatttatctatagtcaatttaatagctaaCTCATACATAGcacatctctcttctctctcctcttgtctctttaaaatatgcttattgttgacttatagcctgctattatacctgctcttgGGATACACGCACACACGCAGTTCAACATCAGTTAGGTATTAAAGGGAAGGGAGTGCAGTTTCAATTTCTGGATGACGAGAGCAGACAGCCAGCCGGTTCTGGTAGATATTTGCAAGCCCAGGCATCCTATCATTGAGCAATATACAATTCAATAATCTAACATCATCTACTGAcccaataatataatataataccgTTGCTATTTGCTAGTGGGAGGGGAGGAAAGGAAACAAGACTGACTGCAAATTCTTCCAACAAATTGCGTGCTTAGACCGGACAACGTACCTGTCAGCTCAGGGACAAGCAGACAGCAACTCATAGGAGTATTTGGCATCACCCCAAACAAACCGATGGAAGAAAAACGCCATCAGGTGTACTTGCCACTCTTACAAACTGATAGAGGCATCAACACGGCAACAGAACGCTTTTCTATAttgtccatatttttatgtttgaacgGTCCTCAAGTACAGGTGTACATCAAATCTGAGCTACTAGTAGTGTCTGTCCAATTCAACTGGACATATCTGAGCTGAGCCCCATGGGGGCATATTGTGCTGAAAATCAGCAGTAAACTACAACAACCAACAAAGAGCCACATGTCATTCTTCATCAAAGGGTCGTTCAAGAACAACATTGTAGCATGTCGGGTTGCACGGATATTCACAGTCTATTTCCTTCACCTCTCTCCGATCAAAGAACCAGTCTCCCACTGCTTCAGCCACAGTCTGTTCACCAGAATTGAAATTGGTACGATTAATGAGTGAGCGTGTCATTGATCTCAGAAACAAACGAATCAGTAGGACTGAAAAGGTTCTAGTTTAAGATATTGGTAGACAAGCAGTACTGCCccatgcttttttttctcttttatcaaTATGCTCTGATGACTTTATTTAAGCATTCTTTATCTATCATTCAGAAGTGATGATAACATTGCAATAAAACTACACCATCATACTCTAAAACAATGCAATTTCTAACCATCAAAGTCTGTAAGTTCAAATCCTACAGTGGACATGTCAGCCTATAGTTCTATAACAAGATCAGTTGCAGTGACAGGAGGCACATATTACCTTATTGTTTATTCTCGAAGCAGATGGGGAGTGCCAAGCCAAAGATTTCATGGATTGACAATGTATAAAGCATGAATCAATGAACATACCCCAGTCCCTTTTCTTCTTGAATTCACTTATAGCATCAAGCAACGATTTTCTAAAACCTGGAAAAAGAATATTTCTCAATATGGTACTAAAGTGACAGTGGAAGCAAGGTAAGTAATCCAGAAGACAAGAGCAGTAGAACACATGTCATGAGTTTATCATGTTACAACCTTGTAGAATCTCAAGCTGTTTCGCATTACACTTGGTAATATCCATTCTGCAATTTTGCCACAGACTTTGAGGGTCAGATCCATCTGGAGATAAGACATGCTCAATCTGAAAAAGGACAGCAGATTTTTGTCACACTAATATTGGAGCTGCTAACAAAACATGAGGCCTGACAGCAGATACAGATAATGGTACCTGCCAAACATCATATGCTGGATTGAGAATAAACATTGGGGTGGTGATGCCCTTCGCTACTTCTTGTGGAAAAAAGCACTACAAGGCACAATTAAGAATTGCTATTTAGCACACGGCATATTGAGaagtaacaaataaaaaggGTGATGATATTAATACAAGAATCAGTATCATGAAAAAAACTTAAGGGCTACCTGCCCTGGCTCCATATCTGAACTACAACCAGGGAACCTTTTCCGCAAATCCTGTAACAAATCAACACTAAGCATAAGaatattacaaattaaaaaaatacaaaaaaaggTATACGCAGAGAAagtgcagagagagagagagagagagaaacctGCAGATGAGCAACATCATTATAGAAGCTGCGCATATACCTTCTCCCAGAAATGTCTTCTCTGTAATGACCAAAGGTAGAGGAACAGTACAATACACGTTTACTGGACATGTTGTTGGATGGTAAGAAATTAATACATGCATAGCTAACTGATTGATCCACAGTTGATTCATCTGAGGTGAGCAGGCAATGTGGTTTAAAATATGCACTTTATGCATCCAAAGCTAacatatgataaaaatcaTGCCAATAACAAACTCTTGACAACTGAGTATTCCCAGATGCTTATACTGAAGTGCAGCAGTCCAGAACATATAAAGACGGTGAAGCAATGCATGTTGAAAAATTAGGAAACACTTGAATAGTCATGATCAAAGCAAGTACATACACGTCAAGAAAAAAACCACCATCTGCAAGACACTTAACAATAGAATCCTTTGGTAGAAGTGCACGGAAATCATCACAGTGAATGTAAGTGGATAGACCACCTGCGGAGCATCCTGTAAGAAAAGCCTGCAAATTTaggaaataaaaacattaaattaaCACAACAATGTTTTGAGTTAACTTGCTAGTACTACAATGAATTATTACAATAATATGCAACACATTAAAACAAGGAGATCAAAAggtataaaacataaaaatcataaaagtgGGTGTAAATCATCAGTTAATCCCACATTCCTATCATCCATAATTGGGGCTTAAAGGGATCAGTTATCACCTAGCTACAAGATATGCTCTTTGACTTGATAAAAATGACCAGGAACACTTGATACATATTTTTGGAGGCATATTGTGGTGAATATGTGATTATGATCCATAATTGACAGTGTTTTGCAAGTGAAGAGGATATTCatgctgaaattaaattattttccccTATATCAACATACGCATATGACCCTTCGTAAACATGACATGATGTTGTCTTTAGAAACGTGGCTGCCTATGTGCCCAATGCGATAAGGAGATGTGTTCAAGAATGTGGCCTTTGGGCCGAACGGATGAAGCAAAAAGACTTCAGTCTCACACTGCAATCACCACTCGTGTAGCTTGTCTTTCATGATAATACAAATTCAGGTGGGGAACATCTCTCCTCCGGTGATTCctctaaaaaaatcagtacTTGATTATTGGAAATGATGAGGACACCACGAGTATGTCTACACCAGCAGCACCAGTTCCAGCGCCTCCAGATGCACCTCCACCCCAGGCGTCACCTTGTGAGCCAATCACTCGGACCCGTGCAAGAGAACTGAATTCGTCATGCTACTGAAGAATGAAGGCCCAGAAGAATAGAACCTGAACCAACATAGGCCCTCGTGTGGGCACCTAGGGCGGTGCCCCCACCTCCTGGCCGCGCCTTCCATAGGGGCTGCGCCCCCTCTTCCTCTATTTATAGAGAGGCTTTCTTTCATTTGAGACTTGagttttattttacatttagcTTTAGCTACTCTTGAACACGCGCAAATCAGCGCTGTCCTCGTGTATGTAGAACTCCACCTTTGAGTGATAATTAGATTGCTCGCATCTTTTTCTTGTTCGTTCTTCGATTGCGAATAGGAAACGATCTTCGTGATCAGGCTGATCTTGCACCAACAAGGTCGGTAACCACAGGGAGTTGGTTCAGCGATTGCATTGGCGCTACGGGTTCGCTCGTCGTAGTCGGATCGTGAGGGTCAACTTCCACCAAATCGAATTTATCCCCACTCACCGAAAGATCGGGCACTCCGGCTCTATCAGGAAACAGCGGTGGTATATACATTTTCATGCTTGTTTTATGGATGCGGCCAGTCGATAGTGTGTTGCTTAAAAGCAGCAAGAGTGATCCAATACTACGATAAACAGTAGGATAATTCCTAACTCAAAATTTGTTCAGTATCTATAGGATTGGGTATCACAAATAGGCGATATATTTGTTGGAAGAGCGAACCTGTTTAGCACGGGCTAGACCTTTGGGCAGGAGTTCACTCATGACCGCTTCCCAGATGCGCTGACCTCTGAAGAAGAAACTGGCGCCATACTGTAAAGAACCATCGGGCAATGCAATTAATTCGAGGGTAGTAATTTGGTAGGGAGATAAGTGCAGGAGGTCGCGCAAACCTGGTGTTCATCCTGGACATTTCCAGAAAATGAGGCACCGTCGCAATACCTGATCTTGACTTTGTTCCAGTTGTAAAAATCTGCAGGACGAAAGAGTAGTCGCTTGATGGCATTGTTGTCAAGTGTAATTGATTCAGTGCAGCAGAAGAGAAGCAGGTAGAGTGAGTGATAGTAGAGTGCATGCGAATTCGACCTGGGTTCTGGAACTCGTCGTCGCTCAAGATACCGACGAACTCAGCCCGTTCCATGTAGGAAGATGATCCTAGACTGGTTGTCTTGCGGTGATCGCACCATGTGAGATTCCTGCACCAGCTTCCGCCCTCTAGGTGGAGGAGCCATTTGTCGGACCCGTGGCCGAATCCCGGCAGCCAGTGGTAGGCAGGCGGGGTCCCGTCGAGGCAGACAGCGCCCTTCTCCCGGGCACCGTGGACTAG
This is a stretch of genomic DNA from Oryza brachyantha chromosome 1, ObraRS2, whole genome shotgun sequence. It encodes these proteins:
- the LOC102707447 gene encoding pectin acetylesterase 5-like; protein product: MPPLFSSPPALRRRRLLHAAAFALVLAAVALFLLLSPFDGSATPPPSSYGHRLPTLVDLTLVHGAREKGAVCLDGTPPAYHWLPGFGHGSDKWLLHLEGGSWCRNLTWCDHRKTTSLGSSSYMERAEFVGILSDDEFQNPDFYNWNKVKIRYCDGASFSGNVQDEHQYGASFFFRGQRIWEAVMSELLPKGLARAKQAFLTGCSAGGLSTYIHCDDFRALLPKDSIVKCLADGGFFLDVEDISGRRYMRSFYNDVAHLQDLRKRFPGCSSDMEPGQCFFPQEVAKGITTPMFILNPAYDVWQIEHVLSPDGSDPQSLWQNCRMDITKCNAKQLEILQGFRKSLLDAISEFKKKRDWGMFIDSCFIHCQSMKSLAWHSPSASRINNKTVAEAVGDWFFDRREVKEIDCEYPCNPTCYNVVLERPFDEE